Proteins encoded within one genomic window of Kibdelosporangium phytohabitans:
- the nadA gene encoding quinolinate synthase NadA yields the protein MTATLTPYSGVEPDAAWRDEVRRLVEQRDAVLLAHNYQLPEIQDIADFTGDSLALSRIAAESDASTIVFCGVHFMAETAKILAPSKTVLIPDERAGCSLADSITGADLREWKAQHPGAVVVSYVNTTAEVKAETDICCTSSNAVDVVASIPADKEVLFCPDQFLGAHVKRVTGRDNIHIWAGECHVHAAINGPELAERAAANPTADLFVHPECGCATSALYLAGEGIVPPEQVKILSTGDMVKEAKATNATSVLVATEIGMLHQLRRAAPEIDFRAVNDRASCRYMKMITPAALLRSLRENKDEVHVDLDTAARARASVQRMIEIGQPGGGE from the coding sequence ATGACGGCAACACTGACTCCTTACAGCGGGGTCGAGCCGGACGCGGCTTGGCGGGACGAAGTACGGCGCTTGGTCGAGCAGCGCGACGCCGTCCTGCTCGCGCACAACTACCAGCTTCCCGAGATCCAGGACATCGCGGACTTTACTGGTGACTCGCTGGCGCTGTCGCGGATCGCCGCCGAAAGCGACGCGTCCACGATCGTGTTCTGCGGCGTGCACTTCATGGCCGAGACAGCCAAGATCCTCGCGCCGTCCAAGACCGTGCTGATCCCGGACGAGCGCGCGGGGTGCTCCCTCGCCGACTCGATCACCGGCGCGGACCTGCGGGAGTGGAAGGCACAACACCCCGGCGCGGTCGTCGTGTCCTATGTGAACACCACCGCCGAGGTGAAGGCGGAGACCGACATCTGCTGCACCTCGTCCAACGCGGTCGACGTGGTCGCCTCGATCCCGGCCGACAAGGAGGTGCTGTTCTGCCCGGACCAGTTCCTCGGCGCCCACGTCAAGCGCGTCACCGGCCGCGACAACATCCACATCTGGGCCGGCGAGTGCCACGTGCACGCCGCGATCAACGGCCCCGAACTGGCCGAGCGGGCGGCGGCGAACCCGACGGCGGACCTGTTCGTGCACCCGGAGTGCGGCTGCGCCACCTCCGCGCTGTACCTGGCCGGTGAGGGGATCGTGCCGCCGGAGCAGGTCAAGATCCTGTCGACCGGCGACATGGTCAAGGAAGCCAAGGCGACCAACGCGACCTCGGTACTGGTGGCCACCGAGATCGGGATGCTGCACCAGCTGCGCAGGGCCGCACCGGAGATCGACTTCCGCGCGGTCAACGACCGGGCCTCGTGCCGCTACATGAAGATGATCACCCCGGCCGCGCTGCTGCGCAGTCTGCGGGAGAACAAGGACGAGGTGCACGTCGACCTCGACACGGCCGCCCGTGCGCGCGCCTCGGTGCAGCGGATGATCGAGATCGGCCAGCCCGGCGGTGGGGAATGA